From the Lactobacillus johnsonii genome, the window AATGGTAGCTTTATGGGATTTTGTCTATCTTTACTTGTCGCTTTTGGAATTGCTTTTATCAGTACTCTAATTTGGGGCGATAAAATTGTCTCTACTACTTCAAAGAAAGATTTTAAAGTTAAAAGAGTTGAATTCAAAGATCAAGGAATTGCATCCCCAGTTCAGGGTACTGCACTTGAATTAAAAAATGTCGATGACCCAGTTTTTTCGGCTGGTACTATTGGTAAAGGAATTGCTGTTCAACCAAATAATGATGAAATTCATGCGCCATTTGATGGTGAAGTAGTTTCTGTTTTTCCAACTAAACATGCTATTGGATTAAAGTCAGACAATGGAGTTGAATTGTTGATTCATTTAGGTATTAATACGGTAAATTTGAAAGGAAAATATTTCGAGGTAAAAGTTGAAGTAGGTCAAAAAGTTAAACAAGGTGACTTACTTGAGACATTCGATGTAGATAAAATTAAGGCAGCTGGATATGACACAGTAGTTCCAATTATTGTAACGAATGCTAATAATTTTGATGATATTATTATTGAAAAGAAAAATGGAGATTCAGTAAGATTTGAAGATCAAATTTTAATGGCAACCGTTGATCAAGAAGTAGAAATTCCAGATAATGCTACTCAAGCATAAGAGTTCACGAAAACTATTAAAACAATATCATCTGTAATAAGACTTGGCAGTTTGCCAAGTCTTATTTTGTTGACTCTCTTTTTACAGTTTTAATATCTATCACACTATTTTCAGTAGAACTTTTACCATCAATCAATGCAAGCAATCTTTTAGCAGCAGTTTTGCCAATTAATTCAGGTTGTTGGTCAATCGTTGAAAGAGTAGGTGAAGTAAGCTCAGACATTTCAGTATTATCATAGCCAACTAATTGAAAGTCAGCTGGTACTCTTAGATTCATTTTTCTAGCTAATTTTAAAATATGGGCTGCATAGATATCGTTAATTGTAATGATAGCATCGTAAGTCTGAATATTATGAAGAGCTTTTTCAGCGACTAATTTGTAAGTGTCGTGTTCACTAATTTCTTGTAAAGTATAGGTCAAGTGCCTCTTTTTTAATTCATTAATAATACTTGTGACTCTTTCTTTAACAGTTGGCAAGCTTAAAGGAAGATGTTGAATTAAGACAGCTCTTTTGGCAGTAGAGATTAACTTCACGCTTTCCTTCCCACCTTTAGCATTATCGGAAGCTATACGAATAATATCGTCAGAAATGTTTGCACTATCATACATCACAAGCGGAATACGACAAATATTCTCATTCATTTCAAAGGCAGAAGAAATGATACCGTCAATATTATTTTGAAGGAAATTATTGATGGCCGCTTGATACTTTTTATTGTTTGAACCTACGCTGAAAGATATCAAACATGTGTAGCCTGCTGGCTGCAAAACAGATTGAATTCCATTAATAATTCGACTGTAGAAGATGTTTTCAGCAAAAGGAATAATAATTCCAATCATTTTTGAACGCTTTTGATATAAAGTTCTAGCTACTTGATTAGGATGATAGTTTGTCTCTTCAATTATCTTGTTTACCTTTAATCGTGTCTTATCGCTTACTTTTCCTGAATTATTGATGATTCGAGATACGGTAGCGACAGATACGTTAGCTAATTTAGCAATATCTCTAATGGTCATATTTTTAAATCCTTATTTTGAAAATACTGGGTTACAGCAGCTATTATAGCGCAAGTAATAATAAATATTAGTTTAGTGCTAGTTAAGTAATTGCTTATTGTAATGTAACCGGTTACATAATATTATAGAGATGTGAGAAAAACAAGTAAAAAATAAGGAGGAAAAACAATGAATGTTGAAAAAATAAAGCAAGATAATAAACATAATTGGAAATTAAAAGTCGGAATTCTTGGAATATCACTTTTCTTGCAGGTAGCTGGCTCCAATCTAGCAGCTATTCCTTTGATTGCTAAGTCCTTTCCGAATCAATCTTTAACTTCAGTACAAGCTCTCTTCACTTTACCATCTTTTACTATTATGCTTTTCATTTTATTTAGTAATGCAGTAATTAAATGGGTTGGTAAAAGAAATACAGTTATTATTGGGATGATTACGACAATAGTTGGTGGTTTAATACCGTTTTTTATTAGTAATTTTGCAATTATTGTTGCTAGTAGATTACTGGTTGGTGCTGGCATTGGTTTATTTACATCACTAGCGGTTTCGTTAATTGGAGACTGTTTTAGTGGAGAAGAACAAAAAACTTTAATTGGCATTCAAGGTGCTATGGGAACTTTAGGAAACAGTTCAATGACTTTTGTAGCTGGCCTTTTGTTGGGAATTAAGTGGCAAGCAACTTTTCTTTACTTCCTATTTATTATTCCATTTTTGATTTTATTCATGATGGGTTACACCCCAAAGATGGAAAAAGAAACTACTCTTGAAAAATCATCTACTAAAGAACAGAAACAGAGATCTAAGCATGCAAAAATTCCGGCAAGTATTTATGTTGCGTTCTTAATGCTATTTTTATACTTTTCGGCATTTATGGTTGAAGCAACAGCATCAGCTCTGGTTATTCAACAAAATCATTTGGCAAATCAGGGGATGTTGTCTACCGAAATTGCTATTGCGGGTCTGGTTGGAGCTCTAATTTCTATGGCATACGCTCGTATTTTCAAAGTACTAAAGAATTTTACTCCAGTAGTCGCAATTTCTTTAGGTACAGTTGGATTTATTGTGTGTTCACAAGCCCCTAATATGACTATTTTCTTTATTGGTTTATTGTTGATGATGATTTCAAGCTTAATTATTCCGTATGTTTACGACAGTATTTTAAGTGAAGTAGACAGTTCCATTAGTAACTTAATTATTTCAATTGCTCAGATTTGTAACAATTTAGGTGCATTTGCATCACCATATGTAATAGCTTTATTGAGTGGAATGACTGGGTTGTCTACTGCGGTTGATCAAATGAGAATTAGCGCAGGTATTTTAGGAGTAATTGCCTTGGTATTTGTAGTACTTGCGGTTTCAAGAAACACTAAAAAAACTTCGGCAAAGGCTGTTAAATAAGAAGGAGAATAAAAATGAAAGAAGTAGAAAAGTGGAAAAGATATGAATTAACATTGGATGGACCGACTGATGGAAATCCATTTCGAGATGTTGAATTAAGTGCAACTTTTGATAGAAATAATCATTCGATTACAGTTGATGGATTCTACGATGGAGATGGAAAATATAAAATTCGCTACATGCCCGAAGTTGAGGGGGAATATACTGTTACGACACACTCGAACGTTCCAGAATTAGATGAAAAAAATGATAATTTTACAGTAACTAAGGCAAGCAAGGATAATCATGGACCGGTTAGGGTAGCAGGCAAAACTCATTTTGCTTATGCGGACGGTAGTAGTTATATTCCTTTTGGAACTACAGCTTATGCATGGACTGTACAACCAAAAGAGGTTCAAGAAGAAACACTAGAAACGTTAAAGAATAATAATTTCAATAAAATTAGAATGCTCGTATTTCCTAAGAGCTATTCATATAATGAAGAGGAACCAGAAATATATCCATTTGAAGGATTTTTAAGATATAAGCGTGGAGCAAATGATTGGGTTTTTGATGCTCATGAAACTGGTTTTGATTATACGAGACCAAATCCAAAGTATTTTCAAAATTTGGAAAATAACATTGATAAACTAGACAAACTTGGCATAGAGGCTGATTTAATTTTATTTAGTCCCTATGACCGTTGGGGCTTTGCTCGTATGGGATTAGAAAATAATCTTTGGTACTTAAAGTATGTTATTGCACGTCTTGCTTCATATAAAAATGTATGGTGGGCACTTGCAAATGAATATGATTTGATGAACTTAGTAGGACAAATTCCATTAAAAGATTGGGATCGAATAGGTGAATTCGTTCATGAAAAAGATCCATCACAACACCTAGAATCTATTCATAATTTCTATGATCCACCTCAACATAAAGATACAACTAAGAATTGGTATGATCATACTAAGCCTTGGATTACACATTTAAGCATCCAAAGTGACAATGTTTTCATAATTCCAAAATGGATTAAAGAATATCAAAAACCGGTTATCGATGATGAATGTCGCTATGAAGGTAATATTGAATTTGGCTGGGGTGACAATACTGCCAAAGGCATGATGGACAATTTCTGGCGTGTGGTTTTACGTGGAGGAGGATGTACTCATGGTGAAACTTACATTGATAAGCCTCATACAAAACGTCCAATTTGGTGGGCTCATGGAGGAAAATTATATGGTGAAAGTCAAAAGAAAATTAATTTCTTATATGACTTACTAAAAGATAATGGCTTTGATTGGGTAAATCCACAGGCCACAAGTGGACCAACATGGGAATTAGCAGTTGGTTCAACACCAGATGAAAAGAAATGGTTAGT encodes:
- a CDS encoding DUF5060 domain-containing protein encodes the protein MKEVEKWKRYELTLDGPTDGNPFRDVELSATFDRNNHSITVDGFYDGDGKYKIRYMPEVEGEYTVTTHSNVPELDEKNDNFTVTKASKDNHGPVRVAGKTHFAYADGSSYIPFGTTAYAWTVQPKEVQEETLETLKNNNFNKIRMLVFPKSYSYNEEEPEIYPFEGFLRYKRGANDWVFDAHETGFDYTRPNPKYFQNLENNIDKLDKLGIEADLILFSPYDRWGFARMGLENNLWYLKYVIARLASYKNVWWALANEYDLMNLVGQIPLKDWDRIGEFVHEKDPSQHLESIHNFYDPPQHKDTTKNWYDHTKPWITHLSIQSDNVFIIPKWIKEYQKPVIDDECRYEGNIEFGWGDNTAKGMMDNFWRVVLRGGGCTHGETYIDKPHTKRPIWWAHGGKLYGESQKKINFLYDLLKDNGFDWVNPQATSGPTWELAVGSTPDEKKWLVYFGENQPEFEVLSFLLKGKKYHAKLINAWDETVEDFDQEVENDKYIHLPRKDYQALLLIAE
- a CDS encoding MFS transporter translates to MNVEKIKQDNKHNWKLKVGILGISLFLQVAGSNLAAIPLIAKSFPNQSLTSVQALFTLPSFTIMLFILFSNAVIKWVGKRNTVIIGMITTIVGGLIPFFISNFAIIVASRLLVGAGIGLFTSLAVSLIGDCFSGEEQKTLIGIQGAMGTLGNSSMTFVAGLLLGIKWQATFLYFLFIIPFLILFMMGYTPKMEKETTLEKSSTKEQKQRSKHAKIPASIYVAFLMLFLYFSAFMVEATASALVIQQNHLANQGMLSTEIAIAGLVGALISMAYARIFKVLKNFTPVVAISLGTVGFIVCSQAPNMTIFFIGLLLMMISSLIIPYVYDSILSEVDSSISNLIISIAQICNNLGAFASPYVIALLSGMTGLSTAVDQMRISAGILGVIALVFVVLAVSRNTKKTSAKAVK
- a CDS encoding LacI family DNA-binding transcriptional regulator, with protein sequence MTIRDIAKLANVSVATVSRIINNSGKVSDKTRLKVNKIIEETNYHPNQVARTLYQKRSKMIGIIIPFAENIFYSRIINGIQSVLQPAGYTCLISFSVGSNNKKYQAAINNFLQNNIDGIISSAFEMNENICRIPLVMYDSANISDDIIRIASDNAKGGKESVKLISTAKRAVLIQHLPLSLPTVKERVTSIINELKKRHLTYTLQEISEHDTYKLVAEKALHNIQTYDAIITINDIYAAHILKLARKMNLRVPADFQLVGYDNTEMSELTSPTLSTIDQQPELIGKTAAKRLLALIDGKSSTENSVIDIKTVKRESTK